CGGGTAAATTCTCCTGACTGCTTGCTAGATAAACTGATGCCCCCGGCTGACATTTCCTCCATTTTTAAGGGTGTTCCTGCTGTACCGAGTAAAAATGTGCCTGACTGTAATAACATCGAATCCGTTTCAGTTTCTGCTTGGCCAGAGTAACGGGAAAATCGGGGACGACGGGAAATCATGGCCACCCGTTGGGCTAACAAAGGCTGTAACATGGGACGGGGATCTTTTTGGACGCTGAAAATCCAACCAATGGTAATGGCGATTATCAAGGAAAACACCACCCGAAAGACCACAATTTCTGGTTGATCTCGAAAGGCCACCCAGGTTGACCAAATTACAATCGGATTAATGGTCGGGGCGGCTAATAAAAAGCCAATGGCCGCTGAGTTGGGCATTCCCTGCATTAACAGTCGTCGCGCTACAGGCACGTTACCGCATTCACACACCGGAAAGAGAAAGCCGATACAACTGCCAGCGACTGCCCCTAATAAGGGATTTTTCGGTAGGATAGCGATTAATTTGCGCTCGTCAATAAAAATAAGTAAGGCACTGGAAAGGGATACCCCTAACAACAGAAAAGGGAAAGCTTCTACCAGCAGACTGAGAAACAAAGTAAAGGCGTTGTGTAGTTGAGTCATTAGATTATTGCCCGATCAGGCTGGTTAGGGTATTATGACGCAATTTCGGAGGATAAAGATTCTGGGTTGCCTAGGTTGAGGAAAAGATTGTTCATTATAACTGATCGGTTGTCCGAGTCTGCCCCGAAAATGAACTGAGGTGATGGACAAAACTGGACAAATAGAGAAAAGATACGGTAATAATACCTAATTTTGCTTATTTGTGTACGTTGGCGTACCGACAAAACCGTTTCATTTGTAGGAGGATATACAGTCATGCCCAAGCAAAGCAAAATACCTCAGTATTAGCTTGTGTCTTGGGTTACATTTGTTCCCTTTGCCCTAATGATTGCTGTCTTCATCAGACACAACAATTAGTAATAATTTCAATCATGTTTACATTTTATAGCTTGCATCAAAATTTTAATAATCAGTGCTACCAAATCAATCAAAATCAGGTAATCAACTCATTGACGCTTTGCCTTTGGAGGAATCTAAACGGTTAGCTCCTTATTTTAAGTTGGTGTATCTCCAAAGTTCAACAATTTTACATGAACCTGGGGAATTTATTGACTTTGCCTATTTCCCTATCGGGGCGATGATTTCTCTGGTGTCTATCATGGATAATGGCGCAACCACGGAAATGGGTTTAATTGGAAACGAAGGATTTATTGGTCTTCCTATTGTTTTAGGGGGAGAACATAGCATCAGTCGAGCTATTGTGCAAATGGAAGGGGATGCCTTGAAGATTAAAGGTTCAATCTTGAAACAAGAGTTTCAGCGAGGGTTAAACCTACAAAAATTGCTGCTTATTTACACCCAAGCTCGCTTGACTCAAGTGGCACAAACATCAGCTTGTAACCGCCAACATAGTATCAGACAGCGTCTCTCCCGTTGGTTGCTCTCCGTTTATGACGGTGTTCTTAAAGATGAGTTGCCCCTAACCCAAGAATTTATGGCGAATATGTTAGGCACAAGAAGGGCGGGGGTGACGAATGCGGCTAATGAATTACAAAAGGCGGGTTTAATTAGTTATAGTCGGGGTAAAGTGCATATTCTTGATCGTGAGGGATTAGAAGAAAATGCCTGTGAATGCTATCGGGTTATTCAAAATGAGTTTATCCGTTTACTTGGCTCAAAACGCGGATAAGTATGTCGGCAAA
This genomic window from Crocosphaera sp. UHCC 0190 contains:
- a CDS encoding Crp/Fnr family transcriptional regulator, whose amino-acid sequence is MLPNQSKSGNQLIDALPLEESKRLAPYFKLVYLQSSTILHEPGEFIDFAYFPIGAMISLVSIMDNGATTEMGLIGNEGFIGLPIVLGGEHSISRAIVQMEGDALKIKGSILKQEFQRGLNLQKLLLIYTQARLTQVAQTSACNRQHSIRQRLSRWLLSVYDGVLKDELPLTQEFMANMLGTRRAGVTNAANELQKAGLISYSRGKVHILDREGLEENACECYRVIQNEFIRLLGSKRG
- a CDS encoding permease, producing the protein MTQLHNAFTLFLSLLVEAFPFLLLGVSLSSALLIFIDERKLIAILPKNPLLGAVAGSCIGFLFPVCECGNVPVARRLLMQGMPNSAAIGFLLAAPTINPIVIWSTWVAFRDQPEIVVFRVVFSLIIAITIGWIFSVQKDPRPMLQPLLAQRVAMISRRPRFSRYSGQAETETDSMLLQSGTFLLGTAGTPLKMEEMSAGGISLSSKQSGEFTRRLGLFVENVSQELRELGGMLILGSAIAACLQVFVPREIILNLGQSTISSIIAMMLLAAIVSICSTVDSFFALSFASTFTTSSLLAFLVFGPMIDIKAIGLMLSIFKPRMILYLFALAAQLTFILVLCHSYFF